AAATATTTCAGGCGCGCGTCAGGCGGCTGAAAGAATTGTTCAAAGCATTTAAGAAGTTAATAGGAGGAAATTAATATGAGAGTAAAGATTACATTAGCTTGTACAGAGTCAGGGGACAGGAATTACATTACCACTAAAAATAAGCGGAACCATCCTGGCCGGATCGAATTAATGAAATATTCTCCCCGTTTAAAGAAGCATACATTGCACCGTGAAACGAAGTAACGGTCAAATGTAATACTTTAATGACTATTTGTCAGCATAATAGCTGCAGAAAGTCTAAAGGATTTAAGGCTTGTAGGCACCTTTAAAAAACGTATTGTAAATCTTTATTAAATGGGATAATTGATTTTCAAAGCGCTAAAAGTAAAAATTGAGCTAACATATTGAAATAGAATAATAAAAACCCGCCCGCACATACTAAAACTACGATTTGTTAAGTTTTGGAGGAGTGCACGGTGGGTTTTTTTAAATCAAAATTAAAAAGGTTTAATAGGGACAATAAACAAAAGAAGAATGAAAATAGTGAGCATGAATTGCGGATTGATGAACTCCTTCATCGATGTAAAGAATCAACAGATTTTGTTTCCTATAGATATTCAGAATCCAGCCCATTTTATATTCATTATTACCAGACAATTGTAGAAATTAATATTTTGCATCAATATGTCTTGCCTTATATCAATGAAAATAAGAGCAATACCCTTTTTGATCTTCAGCAGGCTATTCCCATTGATAATACTGAAATTATAGATAATGTTCATGAAATAAGGGATAAATTGCTGACAGGCTGTATTGTTATTGAAGTAAAAGGTTCACTGCAGGAGGCTCTGGTTATTTCTGCTGTATCGCTTGAGAAGAGACCCGTCAGTATGCCGGAAGTAGAGTACAGTGTTGTGGGGCCTAAGGAAGCTTTTGTCGAATCAATTGATGCTAACATCAATCTGGTCAGGAAGAGGCTGCCTATTCCTGATCTCATCGTGGAAGAAGTAAAGATTGGAAGCCTGACAAAAACTAGGGTGGCTGTTCTTTATATTAAAGGAGTTACTGACGAAGAAAATGTGAATACGATCCTGCAGCGCCTGAATGATATTCAATTTGATCAAATTGTGGACAGCTCTTTTATTAACCAGATCATATCTGATAATCATAAGTCTCCCTTTCCTCAATTAATTGATACGGAAAGGCCGGACCGGGTAGCGAGTGTGCTCTCTGAAGGGAAAATAACGATTCTTGTTGATGGCTCACCGCATGCATTAACAGGTCCTACAACTCTGGTAGAGTTTTTTCTGCATTTGAAGATTACTATCTATCCTGGCATATTGCCTCCATTTTTCGGCTGGTCCGCTTGTTTGCGGTATTCTTTTCCGTTTTGTCGACATCTCTTTATGTTGCCGTGCTCACGTATCATTACGAAATGATTCCGGAAAACCTGCTTAATCCGCTCATCGCTTCAAGAAGCGGCATCCCGTTCCCGCCGATACTGGAAGCGATTATTCTGGAATTGACCATTGAGCTATTGCGTGAGGCTGGGGCAAGGCTGCCGACAAAAATCGGTCAGACGATTGGTATCGTAGGCGGTATTGTAATCGGGACTGCTGCTGTACAGGCTGGTCTGACCAGTAATGTGCTGCTGATCATCGTGGCGCTTGCAGCCCTGGCTTCTTTTACAACGCCTGTCTATCAAATGGGCAATACTATCCGCTTAATCCGCTTTCCTTTCTTAATCACTGCCCAGTTATGGGGACTTCTGGGAGTTACCTTTTGTTTCTCATACATTTTGAGCCATTTACTTAAAATGTCTTCTCTGGGACGCCCATATCTGGCACCCGTCTATCCATTACGGCTGGCTGACTTAAGGGATTCACTCTTCCGCCTCCCGTTTTTCATGCAAACGAAGCGGCCATTGCAGGTCAGATCTCCTGTACGAACTCGTTTTCAGCCCAAAAAGCACGAGAAATCCAAAACAGATATAGAAGATTAATTGGTGTAAATATGTTCCGATAAAGGAGGCTAGTTGATGTTTCCATTGCCTAAAGAGGATAAAATGGTATCGCCCTATTTTGTATTTTATTTAATACATGCTATGCAAATAGGCGTTGGTATCCTAGGTTTCGAAAGAGTTATTGTCCAGTCGGCCGGCTATAGTTCCTGGATCGCAATCTTAACATCCGGCGCCTCCATTATTGGATTGATATGGGTTTCCTATCGCATCTTAAACAAGGGAAACAACGACATCGTAGCCATACATGCTGATATTATGGGAAAATGGATCGGCGGTTTTTTCAGCTTTCTATTTTCCTTATACTTCTTTGCTTTTGCATTGGTTGTACTTAGATCATATGTGGAAGTGCTCCAGGTATGGGTATTTCCCGAAGTCTCCGAATGGATATTCGTACTCATTATCATTTTTTTATCCTATTCCTATGTCACAGGAGGTTTTCGGGTTGTAACAGGGGTAAGTTATTTAGGGATTTTATACGGGTTGCCATTATTATTGGTGAAGT
This window of the Cytobacillus pseudoceanisediminis genome carries:
- the rpmG gene encoding 50S ribosomal protein L33, with the protein product MRVKITLACTESGDRNYITTKNKRNHPGRIELMKYSPRLKKHTLHRETK